The genomic stretch TTACCGCATCATTATCAAAACCCACTACCGGCAAATAGCATTTTTTTTCTTGCATTTGCTGAAGAACCCCCAACGCCATCGCATCATTGCTGCAATATACAGCTTTCAAATCAGGATACCGCATCCACATAGCCTGAAAGACTTCGGCGGCTTTCTCCGTTTCCCAGTCGGCTGGTTCGGACGCCACCAATCTTAACCCTTTTTCTTCTATCGCTTTGATGAAACCTCTTTTACGCTGCTGCGCATTATCGGCTGCCGCCAATCCTTCAATAATAGCAACTTTATCTTCATTCCGCAACTTCTTACCCAATAATTTACCCACTTCATACGCAGCCGCAAAATTATCCGGTCCCACAAAAGCCACTTCTACTCCTGCCTGCTCCAATAGCTGAGCATCCAGCTGAATATCAATATTAATTACCGGAATTCCTTTCCTGACAGCCTCTACTGCAGGCTGAACCAAAGCCTTTGAGTCTATAGGCACCAATACGATGGCATCGACTTGTTGATGAATCAAAGAATACATCAAGTCAATCTGTTCCTTTACCTCTGTCTGTGTAGCCGTTCCCACACAAACCAAATCCAAAAACGGAAGAGGGGCCGCATACTGAATAGCCCCCTCTTTCATCACTTTGAAAAAATCGGCTTGTAACGACTTCATTACAAGCCCTATTTTATAGTTTCTCTTCATTCAAATTTCAATTCGACAAAGTTATGCTTATTAAGCCGATAATAAACAAAGCAAACATAGCCACAATCAGTTTATCAGTTCCTTTCGGAGCATCTTTAAACTCCTTCCAGACAAAGACTCCCCATATCATGGCCACCACAGGGGCCGCGTTGCTAAGGGCGTATGAGATAGCCGGATTGGCAGCACCGGCTCCCATAAAACTAATCACCATGCCACCCATCCATATAAAACCTCCCAGCATCCCTGTGAGATGAGTCTTTGCATCACCGGCAAAGTAATCTTTCATGGTCACTACCCTGCCTTCCACGGGATGTTTCATGGCGAATGTATTAAATATCGGTGTACTAACCAATATACCTACCGCAAAGAAGAACACACCTGTATAAGGAGTCAATGTTCCGGTTCCACCGGCCACATACTGCGGATCCAGGGATTTTACAACCAATCCATAAAAGAACATGATAGCAATACCTGCCATAATAGCCAACAAGATACCTTTCTTGGGTGTGGAAGCTTTACCGGATGATAACTTTCCATATGCTTTTCCGCAAATCAAGATAGCGATAATGATGACTAACACACCACTCCATAGTAAAAACTGATTTCCCTGATAGGTCTGACCGGCCAAAGAGATTAATAAATAATTGAATACAATACCTCCAATCCAGGCCAAGCCTCCACCGATAGGAAAACCTACTGACATTCCGGCTACAGCAATGGCTGCTGTAAGAAATATATTGCCGAAATTCCATACAACACCGCCCAAGAATGCATATTGAATGCTAGACCAGTCCATGACTGCCAAATCCTGAAAAAAGGTACGGCCTTCACTTCCCATACTTCCTAAAGTCACCGCCCCCAATAAAGCTGTAAGGAACAAACCGACGGTCAAATCCCAATAAAACAGTTCAAAGCTCCATTGCTTGGCGGCGACCATCTTCTGTGTATTTGCCCAAGAGCCCCAACAGGCACAGCAAATGACACAGCAGAGGATTGCCAAAAAGTAATTATCTACCAATATCATATTTCATCGATATTATTCGTGAATATAGATATTCCAGTTCAGATAAGTTTCAATAGCTTCTGCCAGAATATCTTTCACATTGCCACGGCACATAGCCACGTGATGTTCGAATCCATTCTTACAGATATATTTCATAAGCGGCTGCAGATTATCCACCTTGGTTACTGCTATACAACCATCCATTCCGTATGGATCATCAGTCAGGTCACCTTTACCCAAATAAGACTTGATACAACCCTTCGTATCATCTGTCGAGATACGGAAGAATGTAAAATCACCCTGTTTTACTTTACCGTAAACGGCACCGAAAGTGTGTACTTTACCCAAGGTTCTACCCAATACTCCTAATGTTCCTAACTTCAATTCATTCATTACAAATGATTTAGGGAAGTTACCACAATGTGTACATACGCACTTGTTACGATCTTCGGCAAAGTTATTGTTCCAGTCAAGCAGCGCCGACGGACACCCGGAAGCCAAAGTCAACGCATACATAGATACTGCACCGGCAATATCCACTTCACAGGCAGCAGGAATTAGTTTCTCACTCAACATACTCATAGTCACACAAGCCGCACAACCGTAGTTTTGTTCCAAAGAGTCCCAACACTGGATAGCTACAGCATCAATTTCATTGGCCTCCATCCATTTTTCTACGGCCACACCAAATTTAGCCTGCAAAACCAGCTTATCACTGTATTGTTCAGGAACAACAGCATACTGTCTGATTTCTTTCAGTTTGGCCTGCAATACCTCATCGGTATCCTCAATCTTATGGGCAGCAGCCAAAATCTCGGAAAGGTCTACCGGAATGACTGTAATACCCGATGCCTGCAACAGCTTCTCACTGGCACGAACCGTCTGGAATCCTGCGGGACGAGTACCGATAGCACCGATACGAGCATGACGAAGACCATTAACTACACGGCAGATAGCTGCAAATTTATTGATATCGGCAGCCAGCAAATCAGAATAAATAGAATAAGTATGAAGGGTGGTATCAGTAAAAGGAATGCCGTACTGATACAAGTTATTGCATACGGAAATCTTACCACAGAATGCGTCACGACGGCTATCCAAATCAACTTTATCATTCTCGTCATCACATGCCTGAACCAAAACAGGCACATTCAGATCGGCCACACTGATGGCATTGATGATACCGATTTCAAAACCGAAATTGGGCAGTGAAACAATGATTCCATCTATACGTTCCCGATTCTCACGGAACAATTTAGCACACTTCAAGCCATCTTCTCTTGTTTCGATACTGCTACTGCCTGTCGGCGTAGCGTCTTCGGGAAGAATGACATAGTCATACCCTTCTTTTGTCAGTGTTTCCAGCAATTGTTTGCGAACGTCTTTTGCTAATTCCGAGTTAAAATAAGCGCGTGTTCCAATGATAACACCAAAACACATTTTCTTCTTGTTTTTCATTTCTAATGGTATTAAAAGTTACGATATATTCAGTTAGTTATTCTGTCCTATTACTTTTTTGACAGCTTCACGCCATCCGCTATACAAGGATTGAAGTTCCTTTTCCTCCATACAGGGAGTAATGCAATTATCAATGGTACGCATGGCAGCAGCTTCTTGGAAACTAGTCCATTTCTTACGGGCAAAGCCATTCATGACAACAGCCCCTAATGCAGAAGCTTCTTCTATTTCCGAACGGTTAATGACAGCCTGCAACATATCAGCCTGAAATTGCATCAGGAACTGATTCTTCGTGGGGCCTCCGTCAACACGAAGGGCTTTCAATTCGATACCTGCCTGCCGTGTCATCATGTCTATCAAATCCTTCACTTGATAAGCGATAGATTCCAATCCCGCACGCAACACATGTGCCTTGCCTGCATTCAGTGTCATTCCCCAGATGGCAGCTTTGGCATCCGGTTTCCACCAGGGAGCTCCCAATCCGGTAAAAGCCGGAACCAGATAGACTCCATCATTGTTTTTAACCGAAGTCGCTAAGGTTTCAATTTGATTGAACGAATCCACCAATCCCAATTTCTCCACCATCCACTTGATAGTGGCTCCGGTACAATGGATATTTCCTTCGAAAGCATAATACACTTTGCCTAAAGCCGAGAATCCAACGGACGTGACCAGCCCTTCAGGAGCAGTAACAGCCTCTTCTCCAATGTTAACCATAACAGATGATCCTGTTCCGTATGTCACCTTCCCCATACCTGCCTCAAAACACATCTGACCGGTTAATGCTCCATGGGAATCACCTAAAACACCTGCTATTTGTATCGGAGATTTGAACAAACCCTCTATCGTTGTTTCTCCAAAAATAGCATCACAGGGCAAAGCTTCCGGCATCATACTCCGGGGGATAGTGAAGAGTTTCAACAACTCTTCATCCCAGTCTAAAGTATGAATATTAAAAAGCATGGTACGCGACGCATTCGTATAATCAGTCAGATGATTCCTGCCTTCGGTCAGTTTCCAAATCAGCCAGGAATCAATAGTTCCCATCAACAAATCACCCTTTTCTGCCAGTTCACGTGCATTTTCCACGTTATCCAATATCCACTTAGCACCACTGGCAGAAAAATAAGGATCGATAAGCAATCCGGTCTTCCGTTGTACCAGTCCGCTGTATCCCTTATCTTTCAGTTCCTTGCAAATAGCTGCCCCTCGCTGGCATTGCCATACCACGGCGTGATAAACAGGTTTACCAGTCCGCTTATTCCAAACAACTACCGTTTCACGCTGATTTGTGATGGCAAGAGAATAAGAAATGTCTTTCCCATTCACTTCCTCCTTCTCTAGCAAACAATGTATAGCTTCTATGGTATTTTTATAAATTTCTTCGGCATCGTGTTCCACCCATCCTAGTTGCGGATAGAATTGCTGATGCTCTATATTGACCCGATGCAACAATTCGCAACTTTCAGAGAACAGCATAGCTTTTGTCGCCGAAGTACTTTGGTCTATGGTAATTATTTTGCTAATCATACTATTAGATTTTAAAAGGACATGTTTATTTTTTCATGAATTCAAGAGCAGCCTTACAGATTCCTTCTTTATCCAACCCATAATGAGCAAAGATTTCATGAGAATTTCCATGAACTACATTTTCATCGGGAATACCGATAATACGTACCGGAACCGGATTTTCAGAAAGCGTCTCAACCACAATAGCTCCCAAACCACCAAACTGACTATGCTCTTCCACAGTGATAATTCTTCCGGTTTCTTCTGCCGCTTTCTTGATAGCTTCCACATCAACAGGCTTTATGGAAGACATATCCAACACACGTGCCTTAATGCCTTTCTCCTGTAACATCAAACCAGCTTGATAAGCATGATAAACCGTTTCTCCGGCGGCAATGATGGTCAGGTCCGTACCATCCAGCAGCATATTAGCTTTTCCCAGAACAAAATCAAAATCATCATTCTCATACACATCGGGAACAGCAGCTCTTCCTACACGTACATACACCGGTTCGGGATAATCGACCAATAGCTTGACCAACTTACGTGTCTGACGGGCATCACAGGGGAGAACGATATTCATTCCCGGAAAAGTTCTTAATACGGCAATATCATGCAGACTATGATGAGTAGCCCCTAAAGCACCGTATGCGACACCACCACTCACTCCCAATATCTTCACATTATTCTGACTGTAAGCCAAATCAACTTTCACCTGTTCCAAGCTACGGGCCACATAGAAGCAAGCCGGGCCACATAC from Phocaeicola dorei encodes the following:
- a CDS encoding substrate-binding domain-containing protein, whose translation is MKSLQADFFKVMKEGAIQYAAPLPFLDLVCVGTATQTEVKEQIDLMYSLIHQQVDAIVLVPIDSKALVQPAVEAVRKGIPVINIDIQLDAQLLEQAGVEVAFVGPDNFAAAYEVGKLLGKKLRNEDKVAIIEGLAAADNAQQRKRGFIKAIEEKGLRLVASEPADWETEKAAEVFQAMWMRYPDLKAVYCSNDAMALGVLQQMQEKKCYLPVVGFDNDAVMKEFLSTGKLVATADIFSSQMAVRGIEFALDVLEGRIENRGVHSTAYEIIKQ
- a CDS encoding GRP family sugar transporter produces the protein MILVDNYFLAILCCVICCACWGSWANTQKMVAAKQWSFELFYWDLTVGLFLTALLGAVTLGSMGSEGRTFFQDLAVMDWSSIQYAFLGGVVWNFGNIFLTAAIAVAGMSVGFPIGGGLAWIGGIVFNYLLISLAGQTYQGNQFLLWSGVLVIIIAILICGKAYGKLSSGKASTPKKGILLAIMAGIAIMFFYGLVVKSLDPQYVAGGTGTLTPYTGVFFFAVGILVSTPIFNTFAMKHPVEGRVVTMKDYFAGDAKTHLTGMLGGFIWMGGMVISFMGAGAANPAISYALSNAAPVVAMIWGVFVWKEFKDAPKGTDKLIVAMFALFIIGLISITLSN
- a CDS encoding L-fucose/L-arabinose isomerase family protein, giving the protein MKNKKKMCFGVIIGTRAYFNSELAKDVRKQLLETLTKEGYDYVILPEDATPTGSSSIETREDGLKCAKLFRENRERIDGIIVSLPNFGFEIGIINAISVADLNVPVLVQACDDENDKVDLDSRRDAFCGKISVCNNLYQYGIPFTDTTLHTYSIYSDLLAADINKFAAICRVVNGLRHARIGAIGTRPAGFQTVRASEKLLQASGITVIPVDLSEILAAAHKIEDTDEVLQAKLKEIRQYAVVPEQYSDKLVLQAKFGVAVEKWMEANEIDAVAIQCWDSLEQNYGCAACVTMSMLSEKLIPAACEVDIAGAVSMYALTLASGCPSALLDWNNNFAEDRNKCVCTHCGNFPKSFVMNELKLGTLGVLGRTLGKVHTFGAVYGKVKQGDFTFFRISTDDTKGCIKSYLGKGDLTDDPYGMDGCIAVTKVDNLQPLMKYICKNGFEHHVAMCRGNVKDILAEAIETYLNWNIYIHE
- the glpK gene encoding glycerol kinase GlpK; amino-acid sequence: MISKIITIDQSTSATKAMLFSESCELLHRVNIEHQQFYPQLGWVEHDAEEIYKNTIEAIHCLLEKEEVNGKDISYSLAITNQRETVVVWNKRTGKPVYHAVVWQCQRGAAICKELKDKGYSGLVQRKTGLLIDPYFSASGAKWILDNVENARELAEKGDLLMGTIDSWLIWKLTEGRNHLTDYTNASRTMLFNIHTLDWDEELLKLFTIPRSMMPEALPCDAIFGETTIEGLFKSPIQIAGVLGDSHGALTGQMCFEAGMGKVTYGTGSSVMVNIGEEAVTAPEGLVTSVGFSALGKVYYAFEGNIHCTGATIKWMVEKLGLVDSFNQIETLATSVKNNDGVYLVPAFTGLGAPWWKPDAKAAIWGMTLNAGKAHVLRAGLESIAYQVKDLIDMMTRQAGIELKALRVDGGPTKNQFLMQFQADMLQAVINRSEIEEASALGAVVMNGFARKKWTSFQEAAAMRTIDNCITPCMEEKELQSLYSGWREAVKKVIGQNN
- a CDS encoding transketolase family protein, which gives rise to MANNIIACRKSFTDTLLELARQDKDIVAVTTDARGSVTLGDFAKELPAQFVECGIAEQDAVGISAGLSHSGKKVFVCGPACFYVARSLEQVKVDLAYSQNNVKILGVSGGVAYGALGATHHSLHDIAVLRTFPGMNIVLPCDARQTRKLVKLLVDYPEPVYVRVGRAAVPDVYENDDFDFVLGKANMLLDGTDLTIIAAGETVYHAYQAGLMLQEKGIKARVLDMSSIKPVDVEAIKKAAEETGRIITVEEHSQFGGLGAIVVETLSENPVPVRIIGIPDENVVHGNSHEIFAHYGLDKEGICKAALEFMKK